Sequence from the Kribbella aluminosa genome:
TCATCGTCGGGATCGGTAACCTCGGCCACGCGCTGGCGAACTACTCCGGCTTCGGCACCCGTGGCTTCCGGATCGTCGCGCTGCTGGACGCCGACCCGAACCTGATCGGCGAGCGGATCGGCGACATGGAGGTCCGCGACTTCGCCCAGCTCGAGGAGATCGTCGAGGCCGACCGGGTCTCGATCGGCGTCATCACCACCCCGGCGGGCCCGGCGCAGGAGGTGTGCGACCGGCTGGTCGCGGGCCGGCGTCACCAGCATCCTGAACTTCGCGCCCGTGGTGCTGTCCGTGCCCGACGGCGTCGACATCCGCAAGGTGGACCTCTCGATCGAGTTGCAGATCCTGGCGTACCACGAACAACGAAAGTCCGGAGAGGCGGCGCTCCCCCAGGTGCCCGAACTACCAGCGCTGAACGGTCTGACCGATCTCCCGAGTGTCGGGGGAGGTGTCGGGGCATGAGTTACCTGGTCGTCGGCATCAGTCATCGTTCCGCTGCCATCGACGTCCTCGAGCGGGTCGCCCTGGACGCGGACGCCGCGACCAAGCTCGGCCTCGCGGTCCGGAACTCGGCCGCCGTCGCGGAGTCCGCGGTCGTTGCCACCTGCAACCGCACCGAGGTGTACGCGACCGTCGACCGGTTCCACGCCGGGATGGACGAGGTGACCGCGATCCTCTCCGACGTCACCGGCGTACCGCTGCTGGATCTCGCCGAGCACCTGTACGTGCACTTCGAGGAGGGCGCGGTCGCGCACCTGTTCCAGGTCGCGGTCGGACTCGACTCGATGATCGTCGGCGAGAGTCAGATCCTCGGCCAGCTGAAGGAGACGCTGCGCGCCGGCCAGGACAACGAGACCGTCGCCACCGACCTGAACGCCCTGTTCCAGCACGCCTTGCGGGTCGGCAAGCGGGCCCGTACCGAGACCGGTATCGACTCGGCCGGCCGCTCGGTGGTCTCGGCCGGGCTGGAGGCGGTCGGCGGGACCGAAGGCCGCCGGGCGCTGATCGTCGGTGCCGGATCGATGGCCTCGCTGGCCGCGCAGACCCTGATGAACGGCGGCGCGCGGAGCGTGACCGTTGCCAACCGCAACTACGACCGGGCGGTCGCGCTCACCGACCGGATCGGCGGTACGGCGATCAGGCTCGCGGACGTGCCGGCCGCCCTGGCCGAGGCCGATCTGCTGGTGTCCTGCACCGGCGCCCGCGGCGTGGTGATCACCGCGGAGATGATCCGGAACGCGTCCGGCGGCCGGCCGCTCGGCGTCCTCGACGTGGCGCTGCCGCGGGACGTCGCACCGGAGGCGGCCCGGATCCCCGGCGTCACGCTGATCACGCTCGCCGACCTCGTGGGTACGGCGGGCGGCAGCGAGGCCGACATCGACGAGGTACGGCGGATCGTCGGCGAGGAGACCGGTGCGTTCGAGGCCACCCGGCGGGCCGCGTCGGTGGCGCCGACCGTGGTCGCGCTGCGGGCGATGGCCAGCTCGCTGGTCGACCAGGAGCTGGCCCGGCTGGAGCGCCGGCTGCCGGACCTCGGCGAGCACGAGCGGCGCGAGGTCGAGCGGACCATCCACCGGGTCGTCGACAAGGTGCTGCACAACCCGACGGTCCGGGTGAAGGAGCTCGGCGGCGATCCGGGCGGACCGACGTACGCCGACGCGCTCCGGCAACTGTTCGCACTCGACCAGGCGGCCGTGGACGCGGTCACCACGCCGAAGGGCGGTGAGCAGGCATGATCCGCCTCGGGACCCGCCGCTCCAAGCTGGCAACCGCGCAGGCGACCCTGGTCGCGGATGCGCTCCGGGACCTCGGCCACGAGGTCGAGCTGATCCCGATCTCCACCACCGGCGACGCGGACAAGGTGTCCCCGGTCGAACAGATCGGCGGCACCGGCATCTACGTCAGCGCGCTCCGGGACGCGCTGCTGGCCGGCGACATCGACATCGCCGTGCACTCGCTGAAGGATCTCCCGACCGCGCCCGTCGACGGACTGGTGATCGGCGCCGTCCCGGTCCGCGAGGACCCGCGCGACGTGCTCGTCGCCCGCGACGGGCTGACGCTCGGCGAGCTGCCGCACGGCGCGGTGATCGGTACCGGTGCGCCGCGCCGGTCGGCGCAGATCGAGGCGCTCGGTCTGGGTATCGAGTGCACCGGGATCCGCGGCAACGTGGACACCCGGATCGGCCTGGTCACCGACGGCAAGGTCGACGCGGTGGTGCTGGCCCGGGCCGGGCTGGCCCGGCTGGGGCGGCTCGCCGAGGTGACCGAGACGCTGGATCCGATCCAGATGCTGCCGTCGCCGGGACAGGGCGCGCTGGCGGTCGAGTGCCGCGCGGACGACACCGACGTACTGACCGCGCTGGCTCCGCTGGAGGACGCGGCCACCCGTGCCGCGGTGACGGCGGAGCG
This genomic interval carries:
- the hemC gene encoding hydroxymethylbilane synthase; this encodes MIRLGTRRSKLATAQATLVADALRDLGHEVELIPISTTGDADKVSPVEQIGGTGIYVSALRDALLAGDIDIAVHSLKDLPTAPVDGLVIGAVPVREDPRDVLVARDGLTLGELPHGAVIGTGAPRRSAQIEALGLGIECTGIRGNVDTRIGLVTDGKVDAVVLARAGLARLGRLAEVTETLDPIQMLPSPGQGALAVECRADDTDVLTALAPLEDAATRAAVTAERQMLATLEAGCTAPVGALAEVVEGEDGPELWLRGALGQEDGVRRLSANGPVDDPVALGRALANELLERT